Proteins co-encoded in one Armatimonadota bacterium genomic window:
- a CDS encoding SDR family oxidoreductase: MPRYLVTGGAGFIGAHLVRALVERGQPVRVLDNFSTGTPANLAHVLGQPVPQPAPGDRVRVGPVEILHGDVRDLEVCRQACAGVEVVFHQAAMRSVPRSVDDPQGAHAHNATGTLHVLLAAAQAGVRRVVYASSSSVYGDDPTLPKREDQSPAPVSPYAASKLAGEAYCRAFARVYGLSTVSLRYFNVFGPLQDPRSQYAAVIPRFITWTLRGEPLEVHGDGLQSRDFTYVDNVVDANLRAADAPDLRGEVFNVGCGERLTLLDVAAAIERAVGREVARVHTPPRPGDVRHTLADITRARARLGYEPRIRFAEGIVRTVAYFAGTVMAQQDAPP; encoded by the coding sequence GTGCCGCGCTACCTCGTGACCGGCGGCGCGGGCTTCATCGGGGCGCACCTCGTGCGCGCCCTGGTGGAGCGTGGCCAGCCGGTCCGGGTCCTGGACAACTTCTCGACGGGGACGCCCGCCAACCTGGCGCACGTCCTGGGCCAGCCCGTGCCCCAGCCGGCGCCGGGCGACCGCGTGCGCGTGGGCCCGGTGGAGATCCTCCACGGCGACGTGCGCGACCTGGAGGTCTGCCGGCAGGCGTGCGCCGGCGTGGAGGTGGTCTTCCACCAGGCGGCGATGCGCTCGGTGCCCCGGTCGGTCGACGATCCGCAGGGCGCCCACGCGCACAACGCCACGGGCACCCTGCACGTGCTGCTGGCGGCCGCCCAGGCCGGCGTGCGGCGGGTCGTCTACGCCTCGTCGTCGTCGGTCTACGGCGACGACCCGACGCTGCCCAAGCGCGAGGACCAGTCCCCGGCGCCGGTCTCGCCCTACGCGGCCTCGAAGCTGGCCGGCGAGGCCTACTGCCGGGCGTTCGCCCGGGTCTACGGGCTCTCGACGGTGTCGCTGCGCTACTTCAACGTCTTCGGTCCCCTGCAGGACCCCCGCTCGCAGTACGCCGCGGTCATCCCCCGGTTCATCACGTGGACGCTGCGGGGCGAGCCCCTCGAAGTGCACGGCGACGGGTTGCAGTCGCGCGACTTCACCTACGTGGACAACGTGGTGGACGCCAACCTGCGCGCCGCCGACGCTCCCGACCTGCGGGGCGAGGTGTTCAACGTCGGCTGTGGCGAACGGCTGACGCTGCTGGACGTGGCCGCCGCCATCGAACGGGCGGTGGGGCGCGAGGTGGCGCGCGTCCACACCCCGCCCCGGCCCGGTGACGTGCGCCACACGCTGGCCGACATCACCCGGGCCCGGGCGCGGCTGGGCTACGAGCCGCGCATCCGGTTCGCAGAGGGTATCGTCCGCACGGTGGCGTACTTTGCGGGTACGGTCATGGCGCAACAAGATGCGCCTCCTTGA
- a CDS encoding sugar phosphate nucleotidyltransferase: protein MKAIIPVAGVGRRLRPHTHTQPKALMHVAGRPILGHILDELVAAGIDEVVLVVGHLGEKIAEFVRSRYRLRVHFVEQKEPLGNGHAIYVAREHLDGDGVLIVMGDTVLKTDLPQVLALAESAIGVQEVLDPRRFGVVEVTDGRVRRLVEKPEHPTSHLAIVGVYLIRHPRLLAECLERLVGEGRMVNGEYWLADALQMMVDAGEVMRTFPISGWYDCGTPEAVLVANRELLAAEGIASPVPAGSVVIPPSYVDPTAQIEGSVIGPFTSIAEGARVVHSVVRDSIVNAAASLDGVLLERSIIGENASVVGRAARINLGDSSAIELG from the coding sequence ATGCACGTGGCGGGCCGGCCGATCCTCGGGCACATCCTCGACGAGCTGGTGGCCGCGGGGATCGACGAGGTCGTGCTGGTCGTCGGGCACCTGGGCGAGAAGATCGCCGAGTTCGTGCGCAGCCGCTACCGGCTCCGCGTCCACTTCGTGGAGCAGAAGGAACCGCTGGGCAATGGCCACGCCATCTACGTGGCGCGCGAGCACCTCGACGGCGACGGCGTGTTGATCGTCATGGGCGACACGGTGCTCAAGACCGACCTGCCCCAGGTCCTGGCCCTGGCGGAGTCGGCCATCGGCGTGCAGGAGGTGCTGGACCCCCGCCGGTTCGGCGTCGTCGAGGTGACCGACGGCCGCGTGCGCCGGCTGGTGGAGAAGCCCGAGCACCCCACCAGCCACCTGGCCATCGTTGGGGTCTACCTCATCCGCCACCCGCGGTTGCTGGCCGAGTGCCTGGAGCGCCTCGTGGGGGAAGGTCGCATGGTCAACGGCGAGTACTGGCTGGCGGACGCCCTGCAGATGATGGTCGACGCGGGCGAGGTGATGCGCACGTTCCCCATCTCCGGCTGGTACGACTGCGGAACACCGGAGGCCGTGCTGGTCGCCAACCGTGAACTGCTGGCCGCGGAAGGCATCGCCTCGCCCGTGCCGGCAGGGTCGGTGGTCATCCCGCCCTCCTACGTGGATCCCACTGCGCAGATCGAGGGCTCGGTCATCGGTCCCTTCACGTCCATCGCCGAGGGCGCCCGGGTTGTCCACTCGGTCGTCCGCGACAGCATCGTGAACGCCGCCGCCTCCCTCGACGGCGTGCTCCTGGAGCGGTCGATCATCGGGGAGAACGCCTCGGTCGTCGGTCGGGCGGCGCGGATCAACCTGGGCGATTCGTCGGCGATCGAGCTGGGGTAG
- the rpsI gene encoding 30S ribosomal protein S9 — protein sequence MTTQVLALTSGARKEAVARVWLLPGTGQILVNGRPMEQYFPTIPLQVMVREPLVVANVEGRVDVHATVTGGGISGQAGAVRHGIARALVRMDVGLRAALRQAGLLTRDARIKERKKYGHKRARKAFQYSKR from the coding sequence GTGACGACGCAGGTGCTGGCGCTCACCTCAGGGGCCCGGAAGGAAGCGGTGGCGCGGGTGTGGCTGCTTCCCGGCACGGGGCAGATCCTCGTCAACGGCCGGCCCATGGAGCAGTACTTTCCCACCATCCCGCTGCAGGTCATGGTGCGCGAGCCACTGGTGGTGGCCAACGTCGAGGGACGCGTCGACGTCCACGCCACCGTGACCGGCGGCGGCATCTCGGGGCAGGCGGGGGCTGTCCGCCACGGCATCGCACGGGCGCTCGTGCGCATGGACGTGGGCCTGCGCGCGGCGCTGCGCCAGGCGGGCCTGCTGACCCGCGATGCGCGCATCAAGGAACGCAAGAAGTACGGTCACAAGCGCGCCCGCAAGGCCTTCCAGTACAGCAAGCGCTGA
- the rplM gene encoding 50S ribosomal protein L13, producing the protein MKTFVAREAELERTWYLVDADGQVLGRLAARVATLLRGKHKPTFSPHQDGGDFVVVVNAAKVRLTGRKLQQKRLYRHSGYPGGLKEVPYEVLLQKAPERIIVEAVKGMLPKNRLASRLLRHLKVYRGPDHPHAAQRPVPLSRG; encoded by the coding sequence ATGAAGACCTTCGTGGCACGCGAAGCGGAACTGGAGCGCACCTGGTATCTCGTCGATGCCGACGGCCAGGTGCTGGGGCGGCTGGCTGCCCGGGTGGCCACGCTGCTGCGCGGCAAGCACAAGCCCACGTTCAGCCCGCACCAGGACGGCGGGGACTTCGTGGTGGTGGTCAACGCCGCAAAGGTGCGCCTGACGGGCCGCAAGCTGCAGCAGAAGCGGCTGTACCGCCACTCCGGGTATCCCGGCGGGCTCAAGGAGGTCCCCTACGAGGTGCTGCTGCAGAAGGCGCCCGAGCGGATCATCGTCGAGGCCGTCAAGGGGATGCTGCCCAAGAACCGGCTCGCCAGCAGGCTGCTCCGGCATCTGAAAGTGTACCGCGGGCCGGACCACCCGCACGCGGCCCAGCGGCCCGTGCCGCTGTCCCGCGGGTAA